One stretch of Suricata suricatta isolate VVHF042 chromosome 13, meerkat_22Aug2017_6uvM2_HiC, whole genome shotgun sequence DNA includes these proteins:
- the CCDC183 gene encoding coiled-coil domain-containing protein 183, with translation MKVCSEADVEGQIQELRTITRLQEQCRALQIQAVKEKTVKNRATLALLRRNIRQGAQDWALAKKYDQRIISKACGKDTSMRLAHCGCSMEMAREKLRKYVYDRVNAHNALIHLVRRRGEKLESLQQELAGLQSQPDASKEERRLQQVIRQLENNIEKTMVKITTSQNIYLLYVDLLDYLKKKLAGYPTGLDKLQNLVGDYCSELSDMTVMSRDAMMITDEVKMHMRRGEATFIQERRARENRLNQQKKLIDKIHTKETSDKYRRGQRDLDFPSNLMSTETMKVRRRETSKSDIEYQTDVTALVEKVKTAVQCSHLWDIAGRLLAQRNTEENLGLQMEDCERRRAQLEVLMKKLETEEAVLKFRQAPSSVSFKSVEKKMKDMLREEEERLQLAGSNLTKSQKLLLTIQTGIDNLYIRLIGIALPTAQKEVVLSEPPDVFGKLAYCEGKLLHLADRLQTLSGTEEVSTKVRDALESSTLKEKQNTRISFEDLEDDVIETFQFADVDHTYIPSRAEIKRQAQQLIEGKIKVTKKKKK, from the exons ATGAAGGTGTGCAGTGAGGCAGATGTGGAGGGGCAGATCCAGGAGCTGAGGACAATCACTCGGCTCCAGG agcAATGCCGGGCACTGCAGATCCAGGCGGTGAAGGAGAAGACGGTCAAGAACAGAGCCACGCTGGCTCTCCTCCGCCGCAACATCCGCCAAGGGGCCCAGGACTGGGCTTTGGCCAAGAAG TACGACCAGCGGATCATCTCCAAGGCCTGCGGGAAGGACACGTCCATGAGGTTGGCGCACTGCGGCTGCTCCATGGAG ATGGCGCGGGAGAAGCTGCGCAAGTACGTCTACGACCGCGTGAACGCGCACAACGCGCTGATCCACCTGGTGCGGCGGCGGGGTGAGAAGCTGGAGAGCCTGCAGCAGGAGCTGGCCGGTTTGCAGAGCCAGCCCGACGCCTCCAAGGAGGAGCGGCGCCTGCAGCAG GTCATCCGCCAGCTGGAGAATAACATTGAAAAGACCATGGTCAAGATCACCACCAGTCAGAACATTTACCTGCTATACGTGGACCTGTTGGATTATCTGAAGAAA AAACTCGCAGGCTACCCCACGGGGCTGGACAAGCTACAGAATCTCGTGGGTGACTATTGCTCGGAACTGTCAGACATGACGGTCATGTCCCGGGACGCCATGATGATTACAGATGAGGTCAAG ATGCACATGAGGCGAGGAGAGGCGACTTTCATCCAGGAGCGCAGGGCACGGGAGAACCGGCTCAATCAGCAGAAGAAGCTGATCGACAAGATCCACACGAAGGAGACCAGCGACAAGTACCGCAGG ggccagCGGGACTTGGACTTCCCCTCCAATCTGATGAGTACAGAAACCATGAAAG TGAGGAGAAGAGAGACCTCCAAGTCTGATATCGAATACCAGACAGACGTGACTGCTTTGGTGGAGAAAGTGAAGACGGCTGTGCAATGCTCCCATCTCTGG GACATCGCTGGCCGCCTCCTGGCTCAGAGGAACACGGAGGAGAACCTGGGGCTGCAGATGGAGGACTGTGAGCGGCGGCGGGCGCAGCTCGAGGTCCTGATGAAGAAGCTGGAAACAGAAGAGGCCGTGCTCAAGTTCCGCCAGGCGCCCAGCTCCGTCAG CTTCAAATCTGtcgagaagaaaatgaaggacatgctgagagaggaggaagagaggctcCAGCTGGCCGGCTCCAACTTGACCAAGAGCCAAAAGCTGCTGCTGACCATCCAGACGGGCATCGACAACCTCTACATCCGGCTGATTGGCATCGCCCTGCCCACGGCCCAG AAAGAAGTGGTGCTCTCCGAGCCGCCTGACGTGTTCGGCAAGCTGGCGTACTGCGAGGGGAAGCTCCTGCACCTGGCCGACAGACTGCAGACGCTGTCCGGGACCGAGGAG GTCAGCACCAAGGTGAGGGATGCCCTGGAGTCCTCAACTCTGAAGGAGAAGCAGAACACACGGATCAGCTTTGAAGACCTGGAGGACGATGTGATAG AAACCTTCCAGTTCGCAGACGTGGACCACACCTATATCCCCTCGCGGGCCGAGATCAAGCGGCAGGCCCAGCAGCTGATCGAGGGGAAGATCAAGGTgaccaaaaagaagaagaagtaa
- the TMEM141 gene encoding transmembrane protein 141, which produces MVNLGLSRVDDAVAAKHPGLEEYAACQSNAFMKGIFTFVSGTAATLGLQMFIQKKFRYPFQWNVLVAVVTGSVASYWMTRVESHRCSNLWLFLETGQLPKDLGTDARH; this is translated from the exons ATGGTAAACCTGGGCCTGTCCCGGGTGGACGACGCCGTAGCCGCCAAGCACCCG GGACTGGAGGAGTATGCCGCGTGCCAGTCGAACGCGTTCATGAAGGGCATTTTCACCTTTGTCTCAG GCACCGCTGCAACCCTCGGCCTGCAGATGTTCATTCAAAAGAAGTTTCGGTACCCCTTCCAGTGGAACGTGCTGGTGGCCGTGG tcacAGGCTCAGTGGCCAGCTACTGGATGACCCGAGTGGAGTCGCACAGATGCAGCAACCTCTGGCTCTTCCTGGAGACAGGGCAGCTCCCCAAAGACCTGGGCACAG ATGCGCGCCACTAG